One Rosa chinensis cultivar Old Blush chromosome 3, RchiOBHm-V2, whole genome shotgun sequence DNA window includes the following coding sequences:
- the LOC112193702 gene encoding sugar transport protein 10 isoform X2: MARSKRTVVIIDGVRQDEGIITNYMLVACMVAAMGGLIFGYDSGGVASREFFLKNFFPALFPIDSDAKNHANLYCKEHRKQYINLFTSSIYIAALVASLIASSVTRYCGRNVSMCLAGLIYLVGVSISAVGIVVANYANYLTADIKGGSGWRVALSMAIIPALMLGVGSLFLPNSPNSMLERGQSDKAKELLQKLRGDSDVDQEFQDLVFASEVAKKVDNPWKDIMKPRYRPYLVMCILIPFFQQFSGINAIMFYAPLLFRALGFGEKALMLSSAITGVVNAVSTCVSMALVDSSGRRPLFIVGGIQMSICQAAIATFIGTKFGLSGLGALTKSETDLMVALICFYVAAFAWSWGPLGWLVPSEICPLEIRSAANALNVSVNMLFTFVIAQSSFLMFCHLKFGLFYLFAGFCVIMTVFIYFFLPETKHVPIEDMNSVWKEHWFWGKYIPDDALPDRNAFRNLHVDYSNY, translated from the exons ATGGCAAGATCCAAAAGAACAGTTGTTATTATAGATGGGGTGAGGCAAGATGAGGGTATCATCACCAACTATATGTTGGTGGCATGTATGGTTGCTGCCATGGGTGGTCTCATTTTCGGTTATGACTCAG GAGGGGTGGCTTCAAGGGAATTCTTCCTGAAGAATTTTTTTCCAGCCTTATTCCCGATAGACAGTGATGCAAAGAATCACGCCAACCTATACTGCAAAGAACACAGAAAACAGTACATAAATTTGTTCACTTCTTCTATCTACATAGCGGCATTGGTAGCGTCCTTGATTGCTTCATCTGTAACCAGGTACTGTGGCCGAAACGTCTCCATGTGCCTTGCTGGCCTTATCTACTTGGTCGGCGTTAGCATAAGCGCAG TTGGGATAGTAGTGGCGAATTATGCGAACTATTTGACTGCTGATATAAAGGGTGGATCGGGATGGAGAGTTGCTTTGAGTATGGCAATTATCCCAGCACTAATGCTTGGTGTTGGGTCTCTCTTCCTACCTAACTCTCCCAATTCTATGCTTGAAAGAGGCCAATCTGACAAGGCCAAAGAGTTGTTACAAAAACTACGCGGCGATAGTGATGTGGATCAGGAATTTCAGGACCTAGTTTTTGCATCCGAGGTTGCGAAAAAGGTAGACAATCCGTGGAAGGACATAATGAAGCCAAGATATAGGCCTTACCTTGTCATGTGCATTCTTATTCCATTTTTCCAGCAGTTCTCTGGCATTAATGCCATCATGTTCTATGCACCTCTTCTCTTCAGGGCTCTAGGCTTCGGCGAGAAGGCTTTGATGCTGTCGTCGGCCATCACTGGAGTTGTTAATGCCGTTTCCACTTGTGTTTCTATGGCCTTGGTTGACAGTAGTGGGAGGAGGCCTTTGTTCATTGTAGGTGGTATTCAAATGTCTATTTGTCAG GCAGCAATAGCAACCTTTATCGGCACCAAGTTTGGACTCTCTGGTCTGGGGGCTTTAACAAAAAGCGAAACGGATTTGATGGTAGCGCTCATTTGCTTCTATGTAGCAGCATTTGCATGGTCTTGGGGTCCTTTGGGTTGGTTAGTACCAAGTGAGATCTGCCCATTAGAGATCAGATCAGCAGCTAATGCTCTCAATGTCTCTGTGAACATGCTTTTCACCTTTGTGATTGCTCAATCTTCCTTTCTTATGTTTTGTCATCTCAAGTTTGGCCTCTTCTATCTCTTTGCCGGCTTCTGCGTGATCATGACCGTCTTTATATACTTCTTCCTGCCGGAGACCAAGCACGTCCCGATTGAAGATATGAACTCAGTGTGGAAGGAGCATTGGTTCTGGGGGAAGTATATCCCCGACGATGCTCTTCCAGACCGTAACGCATTTCGGAATCTCCATGTAGACTACTCTAATTATTAG
- the LOC112193702 gene encoding sugar transport protein 10 isoform X1: protein MARSKRTVVIIDGVRQDEGIITNYMLVACMVAAMGGLIFGYDSGGVASREFFLKNFFPALFPIDSDAKNHANLYCKEHRKQYCGRNVSMCLAGLIYLVGVSISAGAINFTMLVIGRMFIGVGVGFGIQSILIYLSEMAPPNIRGAINQIFQLNVTVGIVVANYANYLTADIKGGSGWRVALSMAIIPALMLGVGSLFLPNSPNSMLERGQSDKAKELLQKLRGDSDVDQEFQDLVFASEVAKKVDNPWKDIMKPRYRPYLVMCILIPFFQQFSGINAIMFYAPLLFRALGFGEKALMLSSAITGVVNAVSTCVSMALVDSSGRRPLFIVGGIQMSICQAAIATFIGTKFGLSGLGALTKSETDLMVALICFYVAAFAWSWGPLGWLVPSEICPLEIRSAANALNVSVNMLFTFVIAQSSFLMFCHLKFGLFYLFAGFCVIMTVFIYFFLPETKHVPIEDMNSVWKEHWFWGKYIPDDALPDRNAFRNLHVDYSNY from the exons ATGGCAAGATCCAAAAGAACAGTTGTTATTATAGATGGGGTGAGGCAAGATGAGGGTATCATCACCAACTATATGTTGGTGGCATGTATGGTTGCTGCCATGGGTGGTCTCATTTTCGGTTATGACTCAG GAGGGGTGGCTTCAAGGGAATTCTTCCTGAAGAATTTTTTTCCAGCCTTATTCCCGATAGACAGTGATGCAAAGAATCACGCCAACCTATACTGCAAAGAACACAGAAAACA GTACTGTGGCCGAAACGTCTCCATGTGCCTTGCTGGCCTTATCTACTTGGTCGGCGTTAGCATAAGCGCAGGTGCCATCAACTTCACAATGCTTGTCATAGGTCGAATGTTTATCGGTGTAGGAGTAGGTTTTGGCATTCAATCAATTCTAATCTATCTTTCAGAAATGGCTCCACCAAATATTAGAGGAGCTATtaaccaaattttccaactgaaCGTAACAGTTGGGATAGTAGTGGCGAATTATGCGAACTATTTGACTGCTGATATAAAGGGTGGATCGGGATGGAGAGTTGCTTTGAGTATGGCAATTATCCCAGCACTAATGCTTGGTGTTGGGTCTCTCTTCCTACCTAACTCTCCCAATTCTATGCTTGAAAGAGGCCAATCTGACAAGGCCAAAGAGTTGTTACAAAAACTACGCGGCGATAGTGATGTGGATCAGGAATTTCAGGACCTAGTTTTTGCATCCGAGGTTGCGAAAAAGGTAGACAATCCGTGGAAGGACATAATGAAGCCAAGATATAGGCCTTACCTTGTCATGTGCATTCTTATTCCATTTTTCCAGCAGTTCTCTGGCATTAATGCCATCATGTTCTATGCACCTCTTCTCTTCAGGGCTCTAGGCTTCGGCGAGAAGGCTTTGATGCTGTCGTCGGCCATCACTGGAGTTGTTAATGCCGTTTCCACTTGTGTTTCTATGGCCTTGGTTGACAGTAGTGGGAGGAGGCCTTTGTTCATTGTAGGTGGTATTCAAATGTCTATTTGTCAG GCAGCAATAGCAACCTTTATCGGCACCAAGTTTGGACTCTCTGGTCTGGGGGCTTTAACAAAAAGCGAAACGGATTTGATGGTAGCGCTCATTTGCTTCTATGTAGCAGCATTTGCATGGTCTTGGGGTCCTTTGGGTTGGTTAGTACCAAGTGAGATCTGCCCATTAGAGATCAGATCAGCAGCTAATGCTCTCAATGTCTCTGTGAACATGCTTTTCACCTTTGTGATTGCTCAATCTTCCTTTCTTATGTTTTGTCATCTCAAGTTTGGCCTCTTCTATCTCTTTGCCGGCTTCTGCGTGATCATGACCGTCTTTATATACTTCTTCCTGCCGGAGACCAAGCACGTCCCGATTGAAGATATGAACTCAGTGTGGAAGGAGCATTGGTTCTGGGGGAAGTATATCCCCGACGATGCTCTTCCAGACCGTAACGCATTTCGGAATCTCCATGTAGACTACTCTAATTATTAG
- the LOC112193702 gene encoding sugar transport protein 10 isoform X4 has translation MARSKRTVVIIDGVRQDEGIITNYMLVACMVAAMGGLIFGYDSGGVASREFFLKNFFPALFPIDSDAKNHANLYCKEHRKQYINLFTSSIYIAALVASLIASSVTRYCGRNVSMCLAGLIYLVGVSISAGAINFTMLVIGRMFIGVGVGFGIQSILIYLSEMAPPNIRGAINQIFQLNVTVGIVVANYANYLTADIKGGSGWRVALSMAIIPALMLGVGSLFLPNSPNSMLERGQSDKAKELLQKLRGDSDVDQEFQDLVFASEVAKKVDNPWKDIMKPRYRPYLVMCILIPFFQQFSGINAIMFYAPLLFRALGFGEKALMLSSAITGVVNAVSTCVSMALVDSSGRRPLFIVGGIQMSICQAAIATFIGTKFGLSGLGALTKSETDLMVALICFYVAAFAWSWGPLGWLVPSEICPLEIRSAANALNVSVNMLFTFVIAQSSFLMFCHLKFGLFYLFAGFCVIMTVFIYFFLPETKHVPIEDMNSVWKEHWFWGKYIPDDALPDRNAFRNLHVDYSNY, from the exons ATGGCAAGATCCAAAAGAACAGTTGTTATTATAGATGGGGTGAGGCAAGATGAGGGTATCATCACCAACTATATGTTGGTGGCATGTATGGTTGCTGCCATGGGTGGTCTCATTTTCGGTTATGACTCAG GAGGGGTGGCTTCAAGGGAATTCTTCCTGAAGAATTTTTTTCCAGCCTTATTCCCGATAGACAGTGATGCAAAGAATCACGCCAACCTATACTGCAAAGAACACAGAAAACAGTACATAAATTTGTTCACTTCTTCTATCTACATAGCGGCATTGGTAGCGTCCTTGATTGCTTCATCTGTAACCAGGTACTGTGGCCGAAACGTCTCCATGTGCCTTGCTGGCCTTATCTACTTGGTCGGCGTTAGCATAAGCGCAGGTGCCATCAACTTCACAATGCTTGTCATAGGTCGAATGTTTATCGGTGTAGGAGTAGGTTTTGGCATTCAATCAATTCTAATCTATCTTTCAGAAATGGCTCCACCAAATATTAGAGGAGCTATtaaccaaattttccaactgaaCGTAACAGTTGGGATAGTAGTGGCGAATTATGCGAACTATTTGACTGCTGATATAAAGGGTGGATCGGGATGGAGAGTTGCTTTGAGTATGGCAATTATCCCAGCACTAATGCTTGGTGTTGGGTCTCTCTTCCTACCTAACTCTCCCAATTCTATGCTTGAAAGAGGCCAATCTGACAAGGCCAAAGAGTTGTTACAAAAACTACGCGGCGATAGTGATGTGGATCAGGAATTTCAGGACCTAGTTTTTGCATCCGAGGTTGCGAAAAAGGTAGACAATCCGTGGAAGGACATAATGAAGCCAAGATATAGGCCTTACCTTGTCATGTGCATTCTTATTCCATTTTTCCAGCAGTTCTCTGGCATTAATGCCATCATGTTCTATGCACCTCTTCTCTTCAGGGCTCTAGGCTTCGGCGAGAAGGCTTTGATGCTGTCGTCGGCCATCACTGGAGTTGTTAATGCCGTTTCCACTTGTGTTTCTATGGCCTTGGTTGACAGTAGTGGGAGGAGGCCTTTGTTCATTGTAGGTGGTATTCAAATGTCTATTTGTCAG GCAGCAATAGCAACCTTTATCGGCACCAAGTTTGGACTCTCTGGTCTGGGGGCTTTAACAAAAAGCGAAACGGATTTGATGGTAGCGCTCATTTGCTTCTATGTAGCAGCATTTGCATGGTCTTGGGGTCCTTTGGGTTGGTTAGTACCAAGTGAGATCTGCCCATTAGAGATCAGATCAGCAGCTAATGCTCTCAATGTCTCTGTGAACATGCTTTTCACCTTTGTGATTGCTCAATCTTCCTTTCTTATGTTTTGTCATCTCAAGTTTGGCCTCTTCTATCTCTTTGCCGGCTTCTGCGTGATCATGACCGTCTTTATATACTTCTTCCTGCCGGAGACCAAGCACGTCCCGATTGAAGATATGAACTCAGTGTGGAAGGAGCATTGGTTCTGGGGGAAGTATATCCCCGACGATGCTCTTCCAGACCGTAACGCATTTCGGAATCTCCATGTAGACTACTCTAATTATTAG
- the LOC112193702 gene encoding sugar transport protein 10 isoform X3 — protein sequence MARSKRTVVIIDGVRQDEGIITNYMLVACMVAAMGGLIFGYDSGGVASREFFLKNFFPALFPIDSDAKNHANLYCKEHRKQYCGRNVSMCLAGLIYLVGVSISAVGIVVANYANYLTADIKGGSGWRVALSMAIIPALMLGVGSLFLPNSPNSMLERGQSDKAKELLQKLRGDSDVDQEFQDLVFASEVAKKVDNPWKDIMKPRYRPYLVMCILIPFFQQFSGINAIMFYAPLLFRALGFGEKALMLSSAITGVVNAVSTCVSMALVDSSGRRPLFIVGGIQMSICQAAIATFIGTKFGLSGLGALTKSETDLMVALICFYVAAFAWSWGPLGWLVPSEICPLEIRSAANALNVSVNMLFTFVIAQSSFLMFCHLKFGLFYLFAGFCVIMTVFIYFFLPETKHVPIEDMNSVWKEHWFWGKYIPDDALPDRNAFRNLHVDYSNY from the exons ATGGCAAGATCCAAAAGAACAGTTGTTATTATAGATGGGGTGAGGCAAGATGAGGGTATCATCACCAACTATATGTTGGTGGCATGTATGGTTGCTGCCATGGGTGGTCTCATTTTCGGTTATGACTCAG GAGGGGTGGCTTCAAGGGAATTCTTCCTGAAGAATTTTTTTCCAGCCTTATTCCCGATAGACAGTGATGCAAAGAATCACGCCAACCTATACTGCAAAGAACACAGAAAACA GTACTGTGGCCGAAACGTCTCCATGTGCCTTGCTGGCCTTATCTACTTGGTCGGCGTTAGCATAAGCGCAG TTGGGATAGTAGTGGCGAATTATGCGAACTATTTGACTGCTGATATAAAGGGTGGATCGGGATGGAGAGTTGCTTTGAGTATGGCAATTATCCCAGCACTAATGCTTGGTGTTGGGTCTCTCTTCCTACCTAACTCTCCCAATTCTATGCTTGAAAGAGGCCAATCTGACAAGGCCAAAGAGTTGTTACAAAAACTACGCGGCGATAGTGATGTGGATCAGGAATTTCAGGACCTAGTTTTTGCATCCGAGGTTGCGAAAAAGGTAGACAATCCGTGGAAGGACATAATGAAGCCAAGATATAGGCCTTACCTTGTCATGTGCATTCTTATTCCATTTTTCCAGCAGTTCTCTGGCATTAATGCCATCATGTTCTATGCACCTCTTCTCTTCAGGGCTCTAGGCTTCGGCGAGAAGGCTTTGATGCTGTCGTCGGCCATCACTGGAGTTGTTAATGCCGTTTCCACTTGTGTTTCTATGGCCTTGGTTGACAGTAGTGGGAGGAGGCCTTTGTTCATTGTAGGTGGTATTCAAATGTCTATTTGTCAG GCAGCAATAGCAACCTTTATCGGCACCAAGTTTGGACTCTCTGGTCTGGGGGCTTTAACAAAAAGCGAAACGGATTTGATGGTAGCGCTCATTTGCTTCTATGTAGCAGCATTTGCATGGTCTTGGGGTCCTTTGGGTTGGTTAGTACCAAGTGAGATCTGCCCATTAGAGATCAGATCAGCAGCTAATGCTCTCAATGTCTCTGTGAACATGCTTTTCACCTTTGTGATTGCTCAATCTTCCTTTCTTATGTTTTGTCATCTCAAGTTTGGCCTCTTCTATCTCTTTGCCGGCTTCTGCGTGATCATGACCGTCTTTATATACTTCTTCCTGCCGGAGACCAAGCACGTCCCGATTGAAGATATGAACTCAGTGTGGAAGGAGCATTGGTTCTGGGGGAAGTATATCCCCGACGATGCTCTTCCAGACCGTAACGCATTTCGGAATCTCCATGTAGACTACTCTAATTATTAG